The window AATAGTTTCAAAACCATCGAGTACGTCAAGCTTGGTAATGCACAGGCCAGACAAACCATTGATCTGAATGGAGCGCTTCAGTGCAGCAGCATCCAACCAACCAGTACGACGTGGACGACCAGTAACCGAGCCAAACTCTTTACCTACTTCAGCTAAACGAACGCCAACGGGATCTTGCTTGGCTGGGTTATCAAAGTCATACAACTCACTTGGGAATGGACCAGCACCGACACGGGTGCAATAAGCCTTGGTAATACCCAAGATGTACTGCAAGGAATCAGGACCAACGCCAGATCCTGCGGCAGCATTACCTGCTACGCAGTTACTAGAGGTAACGTAGGGATAAGTACCGTGATCAATATCAAGCAAAGTGCCTTGAGCACCTTCGAACAATAAGTTTTGACCTGCTTGCTCAGCAGCATAGAGTGCACTGGACACATCGACCACCATTGGCTTGATGCGCTCGGCATAGGACATGGCCTCTTCTAAAGTCTTATGGAAATCTACCGGCTCTGCGCCATAGTAATTTGTAAGCATGAAATTGTGATATTCCAAATTTTCACGCAACTGAGCAGCAAATTTTTCAGGGTAGAACAAATCTTGAACACGTAAAGCACGACGGGCAACCTTATCTTCATAGGCCGGGCCAATACCTCGGCCGGTAGTGCCAATCTTTGCATCGCCACGTTTTTTCTCACGCGCATGATCAATTGCCACGTGATACGGAAGAATTAATGTCGTTGCTTCAGAAATCTTCAGGCGAGATTGAACATCTAACCCTGCAGCTTCTAGCTCACCAATTTCTTTAAAGAGCGCTT is drawn from Polynucleobacter arcticus and contains these coding sequences:
- a CDS encoding adenylosuccinate synthase, which encodes MSLKQQAHGRNVVVIGTQWGDEGKGKVVDWLTDHAQAVVRFQGGHNAGHTLIIGDKKTILRLIPSGIMHKNVICYIGNGVVLSPEALFKEIGELEAAGLDVQSRLKISEATTLILPYHVAIDHAREKKRGDAKIGTTGRGIGPAYEDKVARRALRVQDLFYPEKFAAQLRENLEYHNFMLTNYYGAEPVDFHKTLEEAMSYAERIKPMVVDVSSALYAAEQAGQNLLFEGAQGTLLDIDHGTYPYVTSSNCVAGNAAAGSGVGPDSLQYILGITKAYCTRVGAGPFPSELYDFDNPAKQDPVGVRLAEVGKEFGSVTGRPRRTGWLDAAALKRSIQINGLSGLCITKLDVLDGFETIRLCVGYHLDGQRLDVLPRGAEAVARCEPIYEDFPGWKGTTFGIREWDKLPIEAQKFLRRIEEVAGKPIAMVSTGPERDETILLQHPFKG